One genomic region from Pseudomonas hormoni encodes:
- a CDS encoding DUF2790 domain-containing protein — protein MNMRTLLVTAALACTGFTGLAQANNTASSQAVPYEYGMPLHVAKVVSLTEPSTLDCKVITADMKYIDASGKPAEITYRKLSDACSYQN, from the coding sequence ATGAACATGCGCACTTTGCTGGTTACCGCCGCCCTCGCCTGCACCGGTTTTACCGGCCTGGCCCAGGCCAACAACACCGCTTCTTCGCAAGCAGTGCCCTATGAATACGGCATGCCGCTGCACGTAGCCAAGGTGGTTTCGCTGACCGAACCTTCGACCCTGGATTGCAAAGTCATCACGGCGGACATGAAGTACATTGATGCGTCAGGCAAACCCGCAGAGATCACGTATCGCAAACTGTCCGATGCATGCAGTTATCAGAATTGA
- the xylB gene encoding xylulokinase — translation MANHQLFLGIDCGTQGTKAIVLDAVSGQVLGQGAAAHTLISGANGRREQDTSQWLEAFTSATRRALLAANVDGQQILGIGVSGQQHGLVLLDDQGQVLRPAKLWCDTESTAENDRLLAHLGGEKGSLERLGVVIAPGYTVSKLLWTKEQHPEVFSRIARILLPHDYLNHWLTGRSCSEYGDASGTGYFNVRTRQWDLQLLRDIDPSGRLQAALPELIDAHQAVGTILPGIAEHLGINPKALVSSGGGDNMMGAIGTGNIRPGAITMSLGSSGTVYAYADQPKVSPDASVATFCASSGGWLPLICTMNLTNATGVVRDLFELDIERFNDLVAQAPIGAEGVCMLPFLNGERVPALPHATGSLLGLTMTNLTQANLCRAVVEGTTFGLRYGLDQLRQNGLQSLRICLIGGGSKSPVWRQIVADIMNTPVICTEQSEAAALGAAIQAAWCKSWANGHEDSLADLCERCVKLDLASETLPIAANVAACQQAYERYQQHVATL, via the coding sequence ATGGCAAACCATCAACTCTTCCTCGGCATCGACTGCGGCACCCAAGGCACAAAGGCCATCGTTCTCGATGCGGTCAGCGGTCAGGTCCTTGGCCAGGGCGCTGCCGCACACACGTTGATCAGCGGCGCCAATGGCCGTCGTGAGCAGGACACATCGCAATGGCTTGAAGCGTTCACTTCAGCGACTCGCCGTGCCTTGCTCGCTGCCAACGTCGACGGCCAGCAGATCCTCGGCATCGGCGTCTCCGGCCAACAACACGGCCTGGTCCTGCTCGATGATCAAGGCCAGGTGCTGCGCCCCGCCAAGCTCTGGTGCGACACCGAATCCACCGCGGAAAACGACCGCCTGCTCGCCCATCTCGGCGGTGAAAAAGGCTCGCTGGAACGCCTCGGCGTGGTCATCGCACCGGGCTACACGGTATCAAAACTGCTCTGGACCAAAGAACAACACCCGGAGGTTTTTTCCCGGATCGCCCGCATCCTGCTGCCCCACGACTACCTCAACCACTGGCTCACCGGCCGCAGTTGCAGCGAGTACGGCGACGCCTCGGGCACCGGTTATTTCAACGTGCGCACCCGCCAGTGGGACCTGCAGCTGTTGCGCGACATCGACCCCAGCGGACGCTTGCAAGCCGCGCTGCCGGAGCTGATCGACGCCCATCAAGCGGTCGGCACGATCCTGCCGGGCATCGCCGAACACTTGGGCATTAACCCCAAGGCGCTGGTCTCCAGCGGCGGCGGCGACAACATGATGGGCGCCATCGGCACCGGCAACATCCGACCCGGCGCGATCACCATGAGCCTCGGTTCCTCGGGCACGGTGTATGCCTATGCTGATCAACCCAAAGTCAGCCCGGACGCCTCGGTCGCGACGTTCTGTGCCTCCAGCGGTGGCTGGCTACCGCTGATCTGCACCATGAACCTGACCAACGCCACCGGAGTGGTTCGCGATTTGTTCGAGCTGGATATCGAACGGTTCAACGACCTCGTGGCGCAAGCGCCGATCGGTGCCGAAGGCGTGTGCATGCTGCCGTTCCTCAACGGCGAACGCGTCCCCGCGCTGCCCCACGCCACCGGCAGCCTGCTGGGCTTGACCATGACTAACCTGACGCAAGCCAACCTGTGCCGCGCCGTGGTCGAAGGCACGACCTTCGGTTTGCGTTACGGACTGGACCAGCTGCGCCAGAATGGCTTACAAAGCCTGCGCATCTGCCTGATTGGCGGCGGCTCGAAAAGCCCGGTGTGGCGGCAGATCGTCGCCGACATCATGAACACCCCGGTGATCTGCACCGAACAAAGCGAAGCCGCCGCCCTCGGCGCGGCGATTCAGGCCGCGTGGTGCAAGTCCTGGGCAAACGGCCACGAAGACAGCCTGGCGGACCTGTGCGAGCGTTGCGTGAAGCTTGACCTCGCCAGTGAAACCCTGCCGATCGCAGCAAACGTGGCGGCCTGTCAGCAGGCCTATGAACGCTATCAACAGCATGTCGCAACCCTTTAA
- the tssI gene encoding type VI secretion system tip protein VgrG, with translation MLDANAIHISLTLEGVSVDLQVLSFVGREALNQPFCFDIELVSTRPDLKLEELLHKRGCLTFGATGEGIIHGLVYRIEQGDSGKSLTRYSISLVPQLAYLRHNHDQQIFQHLTVPKIIAQVLEDRGILADAYSFQLGAIYPERVYCVQYDESDLHFIQRLCEEEGIHFHFQHSSSGHKLVFGDDQTVFRKLAPVAYQQDSGMAAEKPVIKRFNLRLETRTTRVSRRDYDFEKPRILPEGAASSAFAPDLEDYDYPGRFTDRARGKQLATRALERHRSDYKLAEGKGDQPTLVSGHFMALSEHPRAEWNDLWLLLEVVHEGKQPQVLGENVTSDVTQNKDDFHQGYRNRFLATPWDAHYRPALEHPKPQVLGSQTAIVTGPPGEEIHCDEYGRVKVQFHWDRDGQANDNTSCWLRVATGWAGSAYGGIAIPRVGMEVLVTFLEGDPDQPLITGCLYHKENVVPYDLPANKTRSTFKTLSSPGGKGYNEFRIEDKKGAEQIYLHAQRDWDENIEHDQKIRIGNERHDTVEAKVFSEFKVEEHRITHLDRKTEARADDHLTVGVTQHVKVGTAQFVEAGEEIHYHAGNKVVVEGGMELTAKAGGSFVKVDAGGVTISGAEVKANSGGAPGAGTGIGILAPLIPGLAAADIAGQLMKQAKANPTWLELNLHYDNLEPVPGASYRVDFADGSTREGVLDDDGFARLEDVPKGPAMVYYGEDPRPFNRETVTVVQNSDEKVNEDLRKLGLDPDQVDLQALVEKAAGRLT, from the coding sequence ATGCTGGACGCAAACGCAATCCATATTTCCCTCACGCTGGAAGGCGTTTCCGTTGACCTTCAGGTTCTCAGTTTCGTCGGTCGCGAAGCCCTCAATCAGCCCTTCTGTTTTGACATCGAACTGGTCAGCACCCGCCCCGACCTGAAGCTCGAAGAGTTGCTGCACAAGCGTGGCTGCCTGACGTTCGGCGCCACCGGCGAAGGCATCATTCACGGCCTGGTCTATCGCATCGAGCAAGGCGACTCCGGCAAAAGCCTGACCCGCTACAGCATCAGCCTGGTGCCGCAACTGGCGTATCTGCGGCATAACCATGACCAGCAGATCTTCCAGCATTTGACGGTGCCGAAGATCATCGCCCAAGTCCTCGAAGACAGGGGAATCCTGGCCGACGCCTACAGCTTCCAGCTCGGCGCGATCTACCCGGAGCGCGTCTACTGCGTGCAGTACGACGAATCCGACCTGCATTTCATCCAGCGTCTGTGCGAGGAAGAAGGCATTCACTTCCACTTCCAGCACAGCAGCAGCGGCCACAAACTGGTGTTCGGCGACGACCAGACGGTATTCCGCAAACTCGCGCCCGTGGCCTATCAGCAAGATTCGGGCATGGCCGCCGAGAAACCGGTGATCAAGCGCTTCAACCTGCGCCTGGAAACCCGCACCACCCGCGTCAGCCGTCGCGATTACGATTTCGAAAAACCCCGCATCCTCCCGGAGGGCGCCGCTTCCAGCGCGTTCGCGCCTGATCTGGAAGACTACGACTACCCAGGCCGATTCACCGACCGGGCCCGCGGCAAGCAACTGGCAACCCGCGCCCTTGAGCGCCACCGCAGCGACTACAAACTCGCGGAAGGCAAAGGCGATCAGCCGACGCTGGTCAGCGGCCACTTCATGGCCCTGAGCGAACACCCGCGCGCCGAATGGAACGACCTCTGGCTGCTGCTGGAAGTGGTCCACGAAGGCAAGCAGCCGCAAGTGCTGGGCGAAAACGTCACCAGCGACGTCACCCAGAACAAAGACGATTTCCATCAGGGCTACCGCAACCGCTTCCTCGCCACACCGTGGGACGCGCACTACCGCCCTGCCCTCGAGCACCCGAAACCGCAAGTCCTCGGCAGCCAGACCGCCATCGTCACCGGCCCGCCGGGTGAAGAAATCCATTGCGACGAGTACGGCCGCGTCAAAGTGCAATTCCACTGGGACCGCGACGGCCAGGCCAACGACAACACCAGCTGCTGGCTGCGCGTTGCCACCGGCTGGGCCGGCAGCGCCTACGGCGGCATCGCCATCCCGCGCGTCGGCATGGAAGTACTCGTCACCTTCCTCGAAGGCGACCCCGACCAACCGTTGATCACCGGCTGCCTGTACCACAAGGAAAACGTCGTCCCCTACGACCTGCCGGCGAACAAGACCCGCAGCACCTTCAAGACCCTCAGCTCCCCGGGCGGCAAGGGCTACAACGAATTCCGCATCGAAGACAAAAAAGGCGCGGAACAGATCTACCTGCACGCCCAGCGCGATTGGGACGAAAACATCGAGCACGACCAGAAAATCCGCATCGGCAACGAACGGCATGACACGGTCGAGGCCAAGGTGTTCAGCGAGTTCAAGGTGGAAGAGCACCGGATCACGCATCTGGACCGCAAGACCGAAGCGCGGGCGGATGATCACCTCACGGTGGGCGTGACTCAGCACGTCAAAGTCGGCACAGCGCAGTTTGTTGAAGCTGGTGAGGAGATTCACTACCACGCGGGCAACAAGGTCGTGGTTGAAGGCGGGATGGAACTGACGGCGAAGGCTGGGGGGAGTTTCGTCAAGGTTGATGCGGGTGGCGTGACCATTAGTGGTGCTGAGGTGAAGGCGAACTCGGGCGGTGCGCCGGGGGCAGGAACCGGGATTGGAATCCTTGCTCCGCTTATTCCGGGACTCGCCGCTGCCGATATCGCCGGGCAGCTGATGAAACAAGCCAAGGCCAATCCGACCTGGCTGGAATTGAACCTGCATTACGACAACCTTGAGCCGGTGCCGGGTGCGTCGTATCGCGTTGACTTTGCAGACGGGTCCACGCGTGAAGGCGTGCTGGATGACGACGGCTTCGCCCGGTTGGAGGACGTCCCGAAAGGACCGGCCATGGTTTACTACGGCGAGGATCCAAGGCCGTTCAACCGTGAAACCGTAACGGTGGTGCAGAACTCGGACGAAAAGGTTAACGAAGATTTACGCAAGCTCGGTCTGGACCCGGACCAGGTTGATTTACAAGCATTGGTGGAGAAAGCCGCAGGGAGGCTGACATGA
- a CDS encoding carbohydrate kinase family protein yields MYLVCGEALFDFFSEDDASGLASKVNFKAIAGGSPFNVAVGLRRLGVDAALFAGLSTDYLGRRLQQVLQDEGVRPDYLVDFAAPTTLAMVAVGANGSPHYSFRGEGCADRQLKPEHLPELGPEVRGLHIGSFSLVVQPIADTLLALVQRESGKRLISLDPNVRLNPEPNIDLWRSRVATLVELADLIKVSDEDLSLLYPEQDPQRVIEGWLQHRCQLVFLTRGGEGATVFSRQHGSWSVPACSVKIADTVGAGDTFQAALITWLTEQQLDSVEGVQSLAREQIDGMLRFAVQAAALTCSKTGPDLPYRRQLDLG; encoded by the coding sequence ATGTACCTGGTGTGTGGCGAAGCGCTGTTCGATTTCTTCAGTGAAGACGACGCCAGCGGCCTGGCTTCAAAAGTGAATTTCAAGGCGATTGCCGGTGGCTCACCGTTCAATGTCGCGGTCGGTTTACGCCGGCTCGGCGTGGATGCGGCGCTGTTTGCCGGGCTGTCGACCGACTACCTTGGCCGACGTTTGCAGCAAGTGCTGCAGGATGAAGGCGTGCGTCCGGATTACCTGGTGGACTTCGCGGCACCGACCACGCTGGCGATGGTCGCGGTCGGCGCCAATGGCTCGCCGCATTACAGCTTCCGTGGCGAAGGCTGCGCGGATCGTCAATTGAAACCTGAGCATCTGCCGGAGTTAGGCCCGGAGGTGCGCGGCTTGCACATCGGCTCGTTCTCGTTGGTGGTGCAGCCGATTGCCGACACATTGCTGGCCTTGGTGCAGCGGGAAAGCGGCAAACGGCTGATCAGCCTCGATCCGAACGTGCGGCTCAATCCTGAACCGAACATCGACCTGTGGCGTTCGCGCGTGGCCACGTTGGTCGAGCTGGCCGACCTGATCAAAGTCAGCGACGAGGACTTGAGCCTGTTGTATCCCGAGCAGGATCCGCAGCGCGTGATTGAAGGCTGGTTGCAGCATCGCTGTCAGTTGGTGTTTTTGACCCGCGGTGGCGAGGGTGCGACGGTGTTCAGCCGCCAGCATGGTTCGTGGTCGGTGCCGGCCTGTTCGGTGAAGATTGCCGACACCGTGGGGGCTGGCGATACCTTTCAGGCGGCGCTGATTACCTGGCTGACCGAGCAGCAGCTGGATTCGGTGGAAGGCGTGCAATCGCTGGCCCGCGAGCAGATCGACGGGATGTTGAGGTTTGCGGTGCAAGCGGCGGCGCTGACGTGCAGCAAGACCGGGCCGGATTTGCCGTATCGGCGGCAGTTGGATCTTGGCTAA
- a CDS encoding YcxB family protein, whose amino-acid sequence MQDHVDGLQDRWLTLLLFALCLVAGALALYLPDREITAEKVISLALCAVTLVLLCWFGSDRLIRYLRTRIVANRAKPRTTFRGWNKRLIEARLRTNLKTAEGAYRLQLDDQGFTMIRPKGIKSGLAWGQIVRVRETPDFYLVACAELDRKGKAYVIPKHSNAMDAELYQQGLKLFLSRVPNSAAF is encoded by the coding sequence ATGCAGGACCACGTCGACGGTTTGCAGGACCGCTGGCTCACGCTTTTGTTGTTTGCCCTCTGTCTGGTTGCCGGTGCGCTGGCGCTCTATTTGCCCGATCGCGAGATAACAGCCGAGAAGGTCATTTCCCTAGCTCTGTGCGCGGTGACTTTGGTCTTACTCTGTTGGTTCGGCTCTGATCGCTTGATTCGCTATTTGCGTACTCGTATCGTCGCCAACCGTGCCAAGCCGCGCACAACTTTCCGCGGATGGAACAAGCGCCTTATCGAAGCCAGGCTACGCACAAACCTCAAGACCGCTGAAGGAGCTTATCGCCTTCAACTCGATGATCAGGGTTTCACCATGATCAGGCCCAAGGGCATCAAGAGCGGGTTAGCGTGGGGACAAATTGTGCGAGTGAGGGAAACGCCCGATTTCTACTTGGTTGCCTGTGCCGAACTGGATCGAAAGGGAAAGGCGTATGTCATCCCCAAACACAGCAATGCCATGGACGCTGAGCTGTATCAACAAGGCCTGAAACTGTTTCTGAGTCGCGTACCGAACTCGGCCGCATTTTGA
- a CDS encoding PoNe immunity protein domain-containing protein, whose amino-acid sequence MNMRQKFFSQKHYENFLREHDELIEFFKINKFKSDSALEEASQRAKYFQTLALDKLLATYTAGENIETLITLLEDLVEKYEIRQKTLAEYQGIPNISPLAIDDWPNQYEEAVQVISLCILLHRTDLLPRFVKLMDDAGYAGDDTLYEALLNKVMPNRHDVDEWYHDVYTPLIQAIYSDEKEEPPKLLKKYCQQWYPAFKQAPWHDTHLQGEEGIYVGYWAFEAGAVAFLYGIDDSKIDHMVYPKDLVEYARNYQGVTDSQVNRIVAGEPCSKPGFWFTPAQGNSRRHFQQGEIMPSISDSKWGDTLWYWSGEE is encoded by the coding sequence ATGAACATGCGGCAGAAATTTTTTAGTCAAAAACACTATGAGAATTTTCTCAGAGAACATGATGAGCTAATCGAATTTTTCAAAATAAACAAATTCAAATCTGACTCCGCTCTAGAAGAAGCCTCTCAGCGCGCCAAATACTTCCAGACGCTCGCTTTAGACAAGTTACTCGCCACTTACACTGCAGGTGAGAATATAGAAACCCTTATTACTCTCCTTGAAGATTTGGTGGAAAAATACGAAATCCGCCAAAAAACACTTGCCGAGTATCAGGGCATCCCAAATATATCGCCATTGGCAATAGACGACTGGCCTAACCAATATGAAGAAGCCGTCCAGGTAATCAGTTTGTGCATACTTTTGCACCGGACTGACTTGCTCCCACGCTTCGTCAAGCTCATGGATGACGCAGGATATGCGGGTGACGACACGCTTTACGAAGCCCTACTGAACAAGGTAATGCCTAATCGGCACGATGTTGACGAGTGGTATCACGATGTATATACGCCACTTATTCAAGCTATTTACAGCGATGAAAAAGAAGAACCGCCAAAACTTCTGAAAAAATATTGCCAGCAATGGTATCCAGCTTTCAAACAAGCTCCTTGGCACGACACTCACCTTCAAGGAGAGGAAGGAATCTATGTGGGTTACTGGGCCTTTGAAGCTGGTGCGGTTGCATTTTTGTACGGCATAGACGACAGCAAAATTGACCATATGGTTTATCCAAAGGACTTGGTCGAATACGCTAGAAACTACCAAGGAGTTACGGACTCTCAAGTTAATCGTATTGTTGCCGGTGAGCCGTGCAGTAAACCGGGCTTTTGGTTTACACCGGCACAGGGCAACTCAAGACGCCACTTCCAGCAAGGTGAGATCATGCCGAGCATCAGTGACTCGAAGTGGGGAGATACACTTTGGTATTGGTCGGGCGAAGAATAG
- a CDS encoding ABC transporter ATP-binding protein, with product MANLKIKNLQKGFEGFSIIKGIDLEVNDKEFVVFVGPSGCGKSTLLRLIAGLEEVSGGTIELDGRDITEVSPAKRDLAMVFQTYALYPHMSVRKNMSFALDLAGMPKAEVEKKVGEAARILELGPMLERKPKQLSGGQRQRVAIGRAIVRNPKIFLFDEPLSNLDAALRVQMRLELLRLHKELQATMIYVTHDQVEAMTMADKVVVLNGGKIEQVGSPLDLYHQPANLFVAGFLGTPKMGFLKGKVTRVDGQSCEVALDAGTRITLPLSGANLSVGGAVTLGIRPEHLELAQPGDCTLQVTADVSERLGSDTFCHVLTSSVEALTLRVRGDLASRYGETLSLHLDAEHCHLFDADGVALTRPLRAAA from the coding sequence ATGGCCAACCTGAAAATCAAGAATCTGCAAAAAGGCTTCGAAGGCTTTTCCATCATCAAAGGCATCGACCTGGAAGTGAACGACAAGGAATTCGTGGTCTTCGTCGGCCCGTCGGGCTGCGGTAAATCCACCCTGCTGCGGCTGATCGCCGGCCTGGAAGAAGTCAGCGGCGGCACCATCGAACTCGATGGCCGCGACATCACCGAAGTCAGCCCGGCCAAGCGTGACCTGGCGATGGTGTTCCAGACTTACGCCCTGTACCCGCACATGAGCGTGCGCAAAAACATGTCGTTTGCCCTCGATCTGGCCGGCATGCCGAAAGCCGAAGTGGAAAAAAAGGTCGGCGAAGCGGCGCGCATCCTCGAACTCGGGCCGATGCTGGAGCGCAAGCCGAAGCAACTGTCCGGCGGCCAGCGTCAACGCGTCGCCATCGGTCGCGCCATCGTACGTAATCCGAAAATCTTCCTGTTCGACGAACCGCTGTCCAACCTCGACGCCGCCCTGCGCGTGCAGATGCGTCTGGAACTGCTGCGCCTGCACAAAGAGCTGCAAGCCACGATGATCTACGTGACTCACGATCAAGTCGAAGCCATGACCATGGCCGACAAAGTGGTCGTGTTGAATGGCGGCAAGATCGAGCAGGTCGGTTCGCCGCTGGACCTGTATCACCAGCCGGCCAACCTGTTCGTCGCCGGTTTTCTCGGCACGCCGAAAATGGGTTTCCTCAAGGGCAAAGTTACCCGTGTCGACGGCCAAAGCTGCGAAGTGGCGCTCGATGCGGGCACCCGCATCACCTTGCCGTTGAGCGGCGCCAACCTGAGCGTCGGCGGCGCGGTGACCCTGGGTATTCGCCCGGAACATCTGGAACTGGCGCAACCCGGCGACTGCACTTTGCAAGTCACCGCCGACGTCAGCGAACGCCTGGGCAGCGACACCTTCTGCCACGTGCTGACCTCGTCCGTTGAAGCGCTGACCCTGCGCGTTCGCGGCGACCTGGCCAGCCGTTATGGCGAAACCCTGAGCCTGCACCTGGATGCCGAACACTGCCATTTATTCGATGCCGACGGCGTGGCGCTGACCCGCCCGTTGCGCGCAGCGGCCTGA
- a CDS encoding DUF1652 domain-containing protein — protein sequence MFLSALELRNIVESSFLPKRCQCTLSPDLKMTVKVYSDGETDQVELLKTGIDANSLNGCREIQDLISVLRSDMEHQASTQTLHPDRQAL from the coding sequence ATGTTTCTTTCTGCCTTGGAACTCCGCAACATCGTAGAAAGCAGTTTTCTGCCGAAACGTTGTCAATGCACGCTGTCGCCGGACCTTAAAATGACCGTCAAGGTGTATTCGGACGGTGAAACCGATCAAGTAGAGCTGTTGAAAACCGGCATCGATGCCAATTCGCTCAATGGATGTCGGGAAATACAAGACCTGATCAGCGTATTGCGCTCCGACATGGAGCATCAGGCCAGCACCCAGACACTGCACCCCGACCGGCAAGCACTGTAA
- the eco gene encoding serine protease inhibitor ecotin, protein MGSLTYITTVGLIVAELSTVAHAAKLEDVAPFPKAEKGFTRQVIHLAPQKQEDSYQVEILAGKTLSVDCNRQRLGGMLEEKNLEGWGYPFYRLEKVIGPMSTLMACPDGKSTQDFVPVVGDGFMLRYNSKLPIVLYVPKDVEVRYRVWSASDKVEKAVQE, encoded by the coding sequence ATGGGTTCATTGACCTATATCACTACCGTCGGGCTGATAGTTGCCGAGCTATCGACCGTCGCTCATGCGGCGAAACTCGAAGACGTCGCGCCCTTCCCCAAAGCCGAAAAAGGGTTTACACGCCAGGTCATTCACCTGGCGCCACAGAAGCAGGAAGACAGCTACCAGGTCGAGATTCTTGCCGGCAAGACTTTGAGCGTGGACTGCAATCGCCAGCGCCTGGGCGGCATGCTCGAGGAGAAGAACCTCGAGGGCTGGGGCTATCCGTTCTACCGCCTGGAAAAAGTGATCGGCCCGATGAGCACGCTGATGGCCTGCCCGGATGGCAAAAGCACACAGGACTTCGTCCCGGTGGTCGGCGACGGTTTCATGTTGCGCTACAACAGCAAGCTGCCGATCGTGCTTTATGTGCCCAAGGATGTTGAGGTCCGTTATCGGGTCTGGTCGGCGTCAGACAAGGTCGAAAAAGCTGTTCAGGAATAA
- a CDS encoding DUF2834 domain-containing protein: protein MKSVALPLTALLAFAGYTVSVMLQAEQSLIEFGISLMSRPDTAQVVIDLYLLATLAGVWMYRDARQRGRSAFSVIPYLLLTAVFVSVGPLLYLVVRGLQDRKKPVDAEQAA, encoded by the coding sequence ATGAAGTCTGTCGCCCTGCCCCTGACTGCCCTGCTCGCCTTTGCTGGCTACACCGTTTCGGTGATGCTCCAGGCTGAACAGTCGTTGATTGAATTTGGCATCAGCCTGATGTCGCGGCCGGATACGGCACAGGTGGTGATTGATCTATACCTGCTGGCGACGCTGGCCGGGGTGTGGATGTACCGCGATGCGCGCCAGCGTGGGCGGTCGGCGTTTTCCGTCATTCCCTATCTTTTGCTCACTGCGGTTTTTGTGTCGGTTGGGCCGTTGTTGTACCTCGTTGTTCGTGGGCTGCAGGACAGAAAAAAGCCTGTCGACGCCGAACAAGCAGCCTGA
- a CDS encoding mannitol dehydrogenase family protein, translated as MKLNKQNLHHLAPEVVMPAYALSDTRQGIAHIGVGGFHRAHQAYYTDALMNTGEGLDWAICGVGLRTEDRRARDDLKEQDYLFTLFELGDTDDTEVRVIGAIRDMLLAEDGAQALIDKLASPEIRIVSLTITEGGYCIDDSNGEFMAHLPQIQHDLAHPDSPKTVFGFLCAALAKRRAAGTPAFTLMSCDNLPHNGAVTRKALLAFAALRDPDLRDWIAEHVSFPNAMVDRITPMTSTEHKLQLHDKHAVDDAWPVVCEPFVQWVLEDKFVNGRPAWEKVGVQFTDDVTPYEEMKIKLLNGSHLALTYLGFLKGYRFVHETMNDPLFVRYMRAYMDLDVTPQLSSVPGIDLTEYKNTLVERFSNQAIADQLERVCSDGSSKFPKFTVPTINRLIADGRETRRAALVVAAWALYLKGVDENGETYSIPDPRAAFCQALVADDALITQRLLAVEEIFGTAIPRSPEFVAAFEWCCNSLREVGVTRTLERVLA; from the coding sequence ATGAAACTGAATAAACAGAACCTGCACCACCTCGCTCCCGAGGTGGTCATGCCCGCCTACGCCCTGAGCGACACCCGCCAAGGCATCGCGCACATCGGCGTCGGCGGTTTCCACCGTGCCCATCAGGCGTACTACACCGACGCCTTGATGAATACCGGCGAGGGCCTGGACTGGGCGATTTGCGGCGTTGGCCTGCGCACCGAAGACCGCCGCGCCCGGGACGATCTGAAGGAGCAGGATTACCTGTTCACCCTGTTCGAGTTGGGCGACACCGACGACACTGAAGTCCGGGTCATTGGCGCGATCCGCGACATGCTGCTGGCAGAGGACGGCGCGCAAGCGTTGATCGACAAACTGGCCAGCCCCGAGATTCGCATCGTCTCGCTGACCATCACCGAAGGCGGTTACTGCATCGACGACAGTAACGGCGAATTCATGGCTCATCTGCCGCAGATTCAGCACGACCTCGCGCACCCGGATTCGCCGAAAACCGTGTTCGGTTTCCTCTGCGCCGCGTTGGCCAAACGCCGTGCCGCCGGCACCCCGGCGTTCACCTTGATGTCCTGCGATAACCTGCCGCACAACGGCGCGGTCACCCGCAAGGCGCTGCTGGCCTTCGCTGCTTTACGCGATCCGGACCTACGCGACTGGATCGCCGAGCACGTCAGCTTTCCCAACGCCATGGTCGACCGCATCACGCCGATGACCAGCACCGAACACAAGCTGCAATTGCACGACAAACATGCCGTCGACGATGCCTGGCCGGTGGTCTGTGAACCGTTTGTGCAATGGGTGCTGGAAGACAAGTTCGTCAACGGCCGTCCGGCCTGGGAAAAGGTCGGCGTGCAGTTCACCGATGACGTCACGCCGTATGAAGAAATGAAGATCAAACTGCTCAACGGCAGTCATCTGGCACTGACCTATCTCGGGTTTCTGAAGGGATATCGCTTCGTTCACGAGACCATGAACGATCCGCTGTTTGTGCGGTACATGCGCGCCTACATGGACCTGGACGTCACGCCGCAGCTGTCTTCCGTGCCAGGGATCGACCTGACCGAGTACAAGAACACGCTGGTGGAGCGCTTCTCCAATCAGGCGATTGCCGATCAGCTGGAGCGTGTGTGTTCGGATGGTTCATCGAAATTTCCCAAGTTCACCGTGCCGACGATTAACCGATTGATTGCCGATGGCCGGGAGACCCGGCGTGCGGCATTGGTGGTGGCGGCGTGGGCGTTGTATTTGAAGGGGGTGGATGAGAATGGCGAGACCTACTCGATTCCCGATCCGCGCGCCGCGTTTTGCCAGGCGCTGGTGGCGGATGATGCGTTGATCACGCAGCGGCTGTTGGCGGTGGAGGAGATCTTTGGCACGGCGATTCCGCGTTCGCCAGAGTTTGTCGCGGCGTTTGAGTGGTGCTGCAACAGTTTGCGGGAGGTGGGCGTGACGCGGACCCTGGAGCGGGTGCTGGCTTAA